In a genomic window of Shouchella clausii:
- a CDS encoding DJ-1/PfpI family protein yields MLSIQIVLFDGFDLLDAIAPYEVFHAASMNLNDNLSVEFVTAEGARSVKSGVNDVLLEAKEKLDPTRPGIILVPGAAGAVDGDGPDSIPAILGRAMNTELTGMVEHALNQKDIVIAAVCGGSLLLAMGGLLEGRYTVTHHLGMDALAATGATPVPARVVDDGNFVSGGGVTSGLDVALYLVERELGPRIAHAVEQLFEFERRGTVWRDVGLVPRNDTAKAENDESGTANKVDHTDSAIHHQSRQASVFDGDWATEITTPVGKLDVALSISTDKEMIRGKAIQGEETVEFVNPVIQDNKLTWSLPITKPMRLNLKFEVSVDGNKMVGTAKAAVLPASKLTGKRIL; encoded by the coding sequence ATGTTATCGATACAAATTGTTCTATTTGATGGATTCGATCTTTTGGATGCGATTGCCCCTTATGAAGTTTTTCACGCAGCTTCAATGAATCTTAACGACAATCTCAGCGTCGAATTTGTGACTGCTGAAGGAGCAAGATCTGTGAAGAGCGGCGTCAACGACGTCCTACTCGAAGCAAAGGAAAAACTAGACCCGACACGACCAGGAATCATTCTCGTCCCTGGGGCAGCTGGTGCTGTCGATGGGGATGGACCTGATTCAATCCCGGCGATATTAGGCCGGGCGATGAATACAGAATTGACCGGAATGGTTGAGCATGCACTCAACCAGAAAGATATTGTCATCGCTGCAGTGTGCGGCGGCTCCCTGTTGTTAGCGATGGGTGGCTTGCTGGAAGGCAGATATACTGTTACACATCATCTAGGCATGGATGCGCTCGCTGCTACTGGCGCGACGCCTGTCCCAGCACGTGTCGTCGATGATGGCAATTTCGTAAGCGGCGGCGGTGTCACATCGGGACTGGATGTTGCCCTCTATCTTGTTGAACGAGAACTTGGCCCTCGCATCGCCCATGCTGTTGAGCAGCTATTTGAATTCGAGCGGAGGGGAACGGTTTGGCGCGACGTAGGGCTTGTCCCACGTAATGATACTGCGAAGGCAGAGAACGATGAAAGCGGTACAGCGAATAAAGTTGACCATACAGATAGCGCCATCCATCACCAATCTAGACAAGCATCTGTCTTCGACGGCGATTGGGCCACAGAAATCACAACGCCAGTTGGCAAACTGGATGTTGCCCTATCGATCTCGACGGACAAGGAGATGATCCGTGGCAAAGCAATACAAGGAGAGGAAACGGTTGAATTCGTCAATCCCGTCATTCAAGACAATAAGTTGACTTGGTCGCTGCCAATTACGAAACCGATGCGCTTAAATTTAAAATTTGAAGTCAGTGTGGACGGGAACAAAATGGTAGGTACCGCTAAGGCTGCTGTGCTGCCTGCGTCAAAATTGACCGGGAAGCGGATTTTATGA
- a CDS encoding response regulator transcription factor gives MNPKTILVVDDDQSIADLLRDFLENDHFYVLTASNTEEAWEAFQQSAVDCLILDIMMPGENGFAFCRRIRAKSDVPILFLSARSADVDKIRGLTLGGDDYIVKTASPGEIVARVKAVLRRSASNQPPTETILDFGRLTLNLTTRELAVDGKNVMLTPKEYELLRLFLEHPRHVFSYDQLLDKLWDGVGDKHTVRVHLSRLREKIEADPNDPQYIVNVWGIGYRFEGR, from the coding sequence ATGAATCCAAAGACCATACTCGTCGTCGACGATGACCAAAGTATTGCCGATTTGTTAAGGGATTTTTTAGAAAACGATCATTTTTACGTACTAACCGCCTCCAATACAGAGGAAGCATGGGAGGCTTTCCAGCAAAGCGCTGTCGATTGTCTAATCCTAGATATCATGATGCCTGGAGAAAATGGATTTGCGTTCTGTCGTCGGATTCGCGCAAAAAGTGACGTTCCGATCTTGTTCTTAAGTGCACGGAGCGCTGATGTCGACAAAATTCGCGGCCTGACCCTTGGAGGCGACGATTATATAGTAAAAACGGCTTCGCCTGGAGAAATTGTTGCCAGAGTGAAAGCCGTCCTACGACGTTCTGCTTCAAATCAGCCACCGACTGAAACGATCTTGGATTTTGGCCGCCTTACGTTAAACCTGACAACACGAGAACTTGCCGTGGACGGAAAAAACGTAATGCTGACCCCAAAGGAATATGAACTGCTGCGATTATTTTTAGAACACCCAAGGCATGTTTTTTCCTATGACCAACTTCTCGATAAGCTGTGGGATGGCGTAGGCGACAAGCACACCGTTCGCGTTCATCTTAGCCGCCTTCGCGAGAAAATAGAAGCGGACCCGAATGATCCTCAATACATTGTGAACGTATGGGGAATTGGGTATCGCTTCGAAGGACGATAA